TGGTTTCATTAGTTGTCATGCCATGCGACGTAGAATTAATgagtgtgtatgtgtgtgtgtgtgtgtgtgtgtggagaaTTCTGTTATGGCTGTGGACTTATTGAAGACAGAGTTTCCCAGAAAAGAAATTGTCGGTGTTTATTGTGCCTACACTGCTATTTATTTGGTGATGCTGAAGGGAGTAGGAATCATGCCCTTCTAATGAAATAATATATTCCTTCATCctacttcctatttttcttctattttatcTTCGTCACTTCGACTCGTACACTACTttatcttaaatttttgtcaGATTCGTATTTTTTAACTACTTTGTTATtagtcttcaaaataaataaaggttTATGTTGCGGTAGTTGGGATTTGGCTCTAGCGCAAAAAAATCGGTAGTTTGATCGAATGGATGCAATTTGCAAGTATATATATTctaacatatatatgtatacaagttttttttaatctaaCATATATGCACACgttactttttaaaataaaaataaaattattattaccTAACGAAATGAAAAACACGCTCACACTCTAACTCTCTAGATGACTCGAATTCCCGACATATTAGTTGAAGGAgaaacgtcttaccaacagGCTATACTTCATCGTCATATGTGTACAAGTTACAGAATAATAGCACTAATAATTTCAATGAGTGGGACGtgctgtaaacacaaattttttgtatttcaatttgataaaatacaaaatgcgttacaaaaataatttgatagatttgaagatagatttatgcgagttgcaatctctagttaatcctctgattcttctcttccatttgattcttgaacaagctcgaaggttcttgaaatacttgttttgatgacgccaatccaaaggacttaagtcatgattttggattgaacattgaacttgatttgatttgagaacattcttagaatttgtaagaatgccttgaagcttttgaacttgatttctttggatacttgaagatcacttcaaagattcgcaggaatacttgaacatttgaagaaatactcgaagatttgaagatccttgaatacttgaagattttgaaggatacttgaagatttgaatactcaaacgattgaagatttgaaggagacttgaacgttagatagaattcttcaagatacttgaatacttgaaagaatacttgaactctccaattctccgcctcttctacttgtgatactagagagaattctttgtgctcttcgatcttccactCCTTCACGTCGTTCctaatgagcaccccaacacctctatttatagattttagagatgggcttcgtgggctttatgggctttgggccttcatgcatgggccttagggctttaggtgtccataagcccattaatttatttatgttaaatattaattatatatctatttaatttaggaataaaatcccatttaataaaatagaaaatataattgaatatttaattcatgaatttacacgtggcatgatttaattcgacgacaaatttaattgtctacaaattgccccatcgagacttgtttatggacgaaatgcctttggtaatagacgagtctcgaaatttatttatttatttatttattttattattattattttttttttaatttaaactcttatcgaggagttcttgacttgaatttgaatttataaatagtttatactcatatttaggagttcttgaattttgtaaatagtttatactcgtatttaggagttcttcattttctttgaatttataaatagtttatactcgtatttaggagttattgaatttgtaaattttgagttttgattttttttttttttttataactttGCTTTAGCATCCCATAATGATTAATCTATTTGTGGTTCAATCATTTGGAGCTATTTTCTATACGTTGATAGAAAGTATTAGCTGCAAACTCCAATCTAAGCCATTTGCTTAACCAAAGACATCAAATGTCTAATTTGAAGATATCAACCACAAGCCCAATTAACTTTGTCTAAAGTGTATAGTTGTTGGCTTTATCTACAACTGTACCAGAACATGCATTGCATTATCTTTACTTTTCAGATATCAAATATGATTTAGGCTGGCTCGTTCCACTTTTAGCTTCATTCTCATACATGTGCTTGTGTTCTCTTTattagctttaatttgagaatttgTTGGCTACTGCAAGGCTGAATTATACTTTTGGCTCCCTTTTGCGCTGGCAGCTAGGATTAGGAATTTGGTAGCTAGGATTTTTGGTGAGaagtttgcctataaatagagacaATGTTGCCACTCTTCCTCATTCACCAATTCCCTTAGCAGTAGATTTCAGTAGCCATTTGCATTTTCAATACTAGCAGTAGGAAATCTCATCTTCTTTCtttcctatttctttcttttcttctgcAGGCGTCGCTACCTTTTCCGGCTCGGGCTCGGGCTGCGAGGGCACGTCCTTCTCCGGGGCAGTGGGCTTCTCCGCCAGCTTGGCCTGCCTCTGTTTGAGAGCGCCCAGCTCCATCTCCGGCTTGAATTTCACCGGCCCGAACATGAACATCCTCCTCCTCAACTTCGCCGACATCGACGTCAGCGAGCTTATGTTCATCCTCTGCGCGTGGTAGTCCACGTCCACGTCCGCGCTCTTCGGCCGCGCCAGCTCGCCTGAGAACTGCGTCGCCGATCTCACTTTCGAGTCTCGTCTTCTCCTCGTCATCTCCGTTGAGCTTCGATTTGAGCTCGCGAATCTCTTTGAGTAGAGATTCATTGTCGCGTTGGAGCCTCTCGAAGTTGAGCTTGAGGCCGTCGTAGCTGGCCTTGAGGCCGCCGTAGTCTCTCTCCAACTGCTTGGTCTTCCAGCGCGCGCGGCGGTTCTGGAACCAGACGGCGACCTGGCGCGGCTGCAGACCGAGCTCCTGAGCCAGCTTGACTTTCCTCTCCGGCTCAAGCTTATTCTCGACCTCGAAATTCTTCTCCAATGCCTTGACCTGATCCACGCTCAATCTCCGTTTCTTCTCCGACACGTGCCCCGATTCCTCCTCCTCCAAACCCTCCAGCATCGTCTGGAACTCCCTCGCGTACATCGGATTATTGCTTTCTTCCTCTGTAGCGTTGGGACAGATGGACATCAAACCACCCAAGGAATCAGAGTTGCTGAGTCTCTTCATTCTTTGATCGCTATATCCCAAATTTACACACAGTTAACAGTAGTAGTCTATTTCAGATCTCTCTTGGAAACCCACCAACTTGGAGAGtgtgagagtgagagtgagagtgagagtgtGTGTCAAAGTGAGAGAGGTTAGAACTTTAAAGAGGTGAGAGGAACGGAGGAGGCGGATTGACCGCCGGAATTTTCCCTCCGGCGCCATTTTTTTCTTCTCCCATCCCATGTctgcttcttttcttcttcttcttcgcagagagagagagacctttctttagtgaaaaaaaatggGTCGATTTTTGTAAAAAAACATAGAGAGATGggctttttttttatttatttattagagaGGAGAGAtggggtaattttttttttgaaagagatATGGTAGGAAGTGGGCTAAGGGTAATTGGTTTgagatgggccgatttttttttttacctcttttttttttttttttaatgattgaatttctatatatatatataattcaaggAGTGGtgcccctttttttttaatgattgaatttctatatatatatatatatatatatatatatatataattcaaggAGTGGTGGCCCCTTTTTTTTATGATTGAATTTCtcctttttattatatatatatatatatatatatatatatatatatatataaaattcaatCTTGCCTCCTTTTGCTTGactagaatttaattcacattttatttaaatgcaaataaaaTTCTTAAGTCTGGATGTGTTGCttctagaatttaattcacattttatttaaatgcaaataaatTTCTAAGTCTGGATGTGTTGCTTCCTTGCAGTGTCACGATGGTGGTCTTCAAAGATATTGTGGTCAATGGTCAAGACTATTTGCTGATCTTGAGTGATGATGAGCAAGAGACGGAAATGGGCACGCATCTAAGAGTATTTCCGGCATTGATAGGCCACTATGTGAAACCTTGGCCCAAACTTTTGAATTCTCTATATCAGTCGGAATGGACCAGCGAGATCAGTTTGAACAAAGCATCGAAGGCTCATACATTGCATCCGGCCCGTCCTTGGCAAAGCAAGGAATCCAATTTTCTATTGACTTTGAGGCGAAGGATCATCGATAAAGATGCCAAATGGGGAAGGGTTACAAGCTTTCGTGGGGAATTTCATTTCTTTGAAGGCTATTGGGAGTGGACTGAAGATATCCTTAGCCGCTGCGGGAATGAACTCCGAGTTGTTGGTATCTATGATGCAGTTTATGCCTCTCTTTTCACTTATGATTGCCAGCCCGAGATGGTTAAAGCGTTCTGTGAAGCTTGGTGTCCTGTGACGAACACCATTCTCACTTCATCTGGCGAGATGTCTATTTCTCTATGGGATTTACAGTATCTATCAGGGCTTCCGTGTACCGGGACACTATATGATGAGGTTGTACCCTGCGCGAAAGAGATTCTTGGCAAAGATCAGTTTGGCAACCCGTTCATTCCCTTGAGTTGTAGATATTTACTCTCTGCTTACTATTCTCTTAAGCATCGTGATGGCAAGGATCCTAAGAGCTCAGTTTCTATCGATGAATGGATCAAATTTTGGTCAAAGAAAGCTTCAAAGTATTCTCATCCTCCTGCTCGCAGGGCAAAGAAATCTCAACGCCCTAAATCGACTTATAATCCGAGTGGTTCATTTGAAGC
The genomic region above belongs to Salvia miltiorrhiza cultivar Shanhuang (shh) chromosome 5, IMPLAD_Smil_shh, whole genome shotgun sequence and contains:
- the LOC131025462 gene encoding homeobox-leucine zipper protein ATHB-6-like, with product MKRLSNSDSLGGLMSICPNATEEESNNPMYAREFQTMLEGLEEEESGHVSEKKRRLSVDQVKALEKNFEVENKLEPERKVKLAQELGLQPRQVAVWFQNRRARWKTKQLERDYGGLKASYDGLKLNFERLQRDNESLLKEIRELKSKLNGDDEEKTRLESEIGDAVLRRAGAAEERGRGRGLPRAEDEHKLADVDVGEVEEEDVHVRAGEIQAGDGAGRSQTEAGQAGGEAHCPGEGRALAARARAGKGSDACRRKERNRKERR